The sequence below is a genomic window from bacterium.
CCCTGTGCGCGCTGTCCCGACGGCGTCTACGAGGGGCACCGCGGCATCGAGGTCGGCCAGGTCTTCTACCTCGGCACCAAGTACTCGCGGGCGATGGGCGCGACCTATCTCGACGCCAACGGCGCCGAGCAGGTGATGGAGATGGGCTGTTACGGCATCGGCATCACCCGCACGGTGGCGGCGGCGATCGAGCAGCACCACGACGAGCACGGCATCATCTGGCCGCTGGCGATCGCGCCGGCGCACGTCCACCTCATCGCGGTGAACCCGAAGGAAGACGCGCAGCGGCAGGCGGCGGAGACGCTGTACCGCGATCTGCACGAGGCCGGCGTCGAGGTGCTGTACGACGATCGCGAGGAGCGTCCGGGCGTGAAGTTCAAGGACGCCGACCTGATCGGCATTCCCTACCGCGTGACCATCGGCCCCAAGGCGCTGGCGCGCGGCGCGGTCGAATTCAAGCCGCGGCGCGCCGCCCAGGCGGAGGAGATGCCGCTGCACGATGCCGTCGGGCGGCTCGCCGCCCTGGCGCGCGGGGACCAGCACGGATGAGCGTCTTCTCGATCCTCGGCCCGCCGCCTGGCCAGATGCGGGCGCGCCTGATCTTCGCGCTCGACGTCGCCTCCACGCCCGAGGCGATCGCGCTGGTCGATCTGCTCAAGGACGAGGTCGGCCTGTTCAAGGTGGGCAAGCAGCTCTTCCTGCACGCCGGACCGGAGATCATCCGCCAGATCAAGGAGCGCGGCGGCGAGGTGTTCCTCGATCTGAAGTTCCACGACATTCCGCGCACCGTCGCCAAGGCGGGCGCCGAGGCGACGCGCCTGGGCGTGCGCATGTTCGATCTGCACGCCTCCGGCAGCGTGGCGATGATGCGGCAGACCATCGCCGAGGTGAACAAGGTGTCGCGCACCGAGCACCTGGTGCGGCCGAAGCTGCTGGCGGTGACGGTGCTCACCAGTCTCAACCAGGACGACCTGAAGAAGGTCGGCTTCCGCAGCGGCGTCGAGAGCCAGGTGGTGCGCCTGGCCAGGCTGGCGCGCGAGGCCGGCATGGACGGCGTCGTCGCGTCGGCCCA
It includes:
- the pyrF gene encoding orotidine-5'-phosphate decarboxylase yields the protein MRARLIFALDVASTPEAIALVDLLKDEVGLFKVGKQLFLHAGPEIIRQIKERGGEVFLDLKFHDIPRTVAKAGAEATRLGVRMFDLHASGSVAMMRQTIAEVNKVSRTEHLVRPKLLAVTVLTSLNQDDLKKVGFRSGVESQVVRLARLAREAGMDGVVASAHEVARIRKECGRRFLIVTPGIRPPKGSMDDQKRVLTPEEAIRAGANYLVVGSPIRDAADPAAAARSIVAAMERGAGLPGSVRA